Sequence from the Scomber scombrus chromosome 1, fScoSco1.1, whole genome shotgun sequence genome:
AACATTACTAAACCCACTACTGTGCAACTGCAGACCATACCAAAGGTTATGAGAGGTCACAACATCCTTGTTGCAGCAGAGACTGGCAGTGGAAAAACACTGAGTTACCTCCTGCCTGTTGTTCACAAATTACAGACTGAAAGGGCGTCAGACATATCCGATGAAAGTGCAAAGATTCACACTGTGGTTCTTGTGCCCTCCAGAGAGCTAGCTGAGCAAGTGGCAGCTGTTTCTAAGACTGTGTGCGCTCCATTTGGCCTGCGGACAAGCACTGTGGGTGGTGGACGAGGTGTAGGACGGATCAAGATGGTCTTCAAGAGAGGTTCCCCAGACATTTTAGTGGCCACGCCAGGCGCTCTGGTCAAGGCCCTGCGGAGACGCTGCCTGGACATGAGTGAGCTTAGATTCTTGGTGGTAGACGAGGCTGACACCATGTTTGACCCCAGCTTTTCTGACATGTTAGAAAGCATCCTGCTCCAGTCGCACATTGCAAGTGATCCTAAAGAAACACAGGGCCCCGGCCATAAAGCCCAGCTGCTGGTTGTGGGGGCCACCTTCCCCGGTGGTGTCGGGGAAGTCCTCAGCAAGGTGACAGACCTTGGCAAAATGGTGGTTATCAAGAGTAAAATGCTGCACTTCCTCATGCCGCATGTCAAGCAGACATTCCTGAAGGTGAAGGGTGCTGACAAGGTCCTGGAGCTCCACCAAGCCTTGAAACTGCTTCAgcaggaaaaaggaggaggtgCTGCTGTGGTGTTCTGCAACAAGTCGGCCACTGTCAACTGGTTGGGGTACTCAATGGAGGAGATGGGGGTGCAGCACACACGTCTGCAAGGGGAGATGCCCGGTGCCTTGCGTGCGGGAATCTTCCGCTCCTTCCAGAAGGGCATGACAGATGTATTGATATGCACAGACATTGCCTCACGTGGCCTGGACACATCTCGGGTGCGCTTGGTTGTCAACTACGACTTCCCAGAATCTCACACAGACTACATCCACAGAGCAGGGCGGGTGGGAAGAGCAGGTGGGATTGTGGATGGGGAGGTGCTCAGCTTCGTCACTCACGCCTGGGATGTGGAGCTGGTGCAGAAAATTGA
This genomic interval carries:
- the ddx28 gene encoding probable ATP-dependent RNA helicase DDX28, with the protein product MQCVKVGHFALVASRALRSSRVCCPGDIKVSACCRVHFPVSQTRFCQTVATVIRVPQHMQKRVENVKQTRGKNKINTIKAGRLLIQSRNPELNQSVGYILGKFEEPVLCSKGWKHNRSLGDHFTVNNIKAVAPFLVEEHKEDAEGKTPVTFDNLRICKELVETLDSINITKPTTVQLQTIPKVMRGHNILVAAETGSGKTLSYLLPVVHKLQTERASDISDESAKIHTVVLVPSRELAEQVAAVSKTVCAPFGLRTSTVGGGRGVGRIKMVFKRGSPDILVATPGALVKALRRRCLDMSELRFLVVDEADTMFDPSFSDMLESILLQSHIASDPKETQGPGHKAQLLVVGATFPGGVGEVLSKVTDLGKMVVIKSKMLHFLMPHVKQTFLKVKGADKVLELHQALKLLQQEKGGGAAVVFCNKSATVNWLGYSMEEMGVQHTRLQGEMPGALRAGIFRSFQKGMTDVLICTDIASRGLDTSRVRLVVNYDFPESHTDYIHRAGRVGRAGGIVDGEVLSFVTHAWDVELVQKIETAARRRTSLPGMESQIHEPKPKIAQKEE